One window from the genome of Fulvivirga lutea encodes:
- a CDS encoding cell division protein FtsX: MGDKDSKSRKKKKLGSYPSFSVIFSITLSLFVIGLFGLLILHANRLSEIVRENVEIQVYLNKDISQNQKIQVFKTLSSKEYVAKQNDEVQISFISKEEAEKQFIEDTGEDFKEFLGENPLRDAYIVKIAPEQQQTANLKTIKKELEKLSGVFEVVYVENLVDSINENMTKIALFLLGFAVILLLVVIILINNTIKLALFSQRFLIRSMQLVGATSGFIQRPFLMRSIFNGILAGILSSVLLYSLMNFANSKIQDLETLQEIDKILILFMSLLVIGGVIGLLSTYRSVRKYLKMSLDELY; encoded by the coding sequence ATGGGCGACAAAGACAGTAAATCAAGAAAGAAAAAGAAACTAGGTAGCTACCCATCTTTTAGCGTAATCTTCAGCATTACCTTATCTCTATTTGTTATTGGCCTGTTTGGTTTGCTTATATTACATGCCAACAGACTTTCAGAAATAGTAAGGGAAAATGTAGAAATTCAGGTCTATCTGAACAAAGACATTTCTCAGAATCAAAAAATACAAGTCTTTAAAACACTATCATCAAAAGAGTATGTAGCCAAGCAGAACGATGAAGTACAGATTTCATTCATATCAAAGGAAGAGGCCGAAAAACAATTTATAGAAGACACAGGAGAAGATTTTAAAGAATTTCTGGGTGAGAACCCACTGAGAGATGCTTACATAGTAAAAATAGCTCCTGAGCAACAACAGACTGCTAATCTAAAAACAATTAAAAAAGAGCTGGAAAAGCTAAGTGGTGTTTTTGAAGTGGTCTATGTCGAAAACCTGGTTGACTCAATCAATGAAAACATGACCAAAATTGCGCTCTTTTTACTAGGTTTCGCTGTTATTTTGCTGTTAGTGGTAATCATACTTATTAATAATACCATAAAACTGGCGTTATTCTCCCAGCGATTTTTAATCAGAAGTATGCAACTGGTTGGGGCTACCTCCGGGTTTATTCAAAGGCCTTTTCTTATGAGGTCTATTTTCAATGGTATTTTGGCAGGTATACTTTCTTCTGTCCTACTCTATTCTTTAATGAATTTTGCAAACAGCAAAATACAAGACCTTGAAACGCTTCAGGAAATCGATAAAATTTTAATATTATTTATGTCACTGCTCGTAATTGGCGGTGTAATTGGACTGCTAAGTACTTACCGCTCTGTAAGGAAGTATCTTAAAATGTCATTAGACGAACTTTACTAA
- the truB gene encoding tRNA pseudouridine(55) synthase TruB has protein sequence MDPNAAPQDPGEVLLVDKPLEWTSFDVVKKLRYHLKVKKIGHAGTLDPLATGLLILCTGKKTKQIESFQAQEKEYTGTFTIGSTTPSYDLETEIENTQPINHITREDLINAATKLTGIIDQVPPTFSAIKVDGKRAYKGARAGEKVELKSRKVEIKDFEIVNSNEQVIEFRIVCSKGTYIRSIARDFGELLGVGAYLSSLRRTRIGDYHVSDAKTIEELTSK, from the coding sequence ATGGACCCAAATGCAGCACCACAAGATCCCGGAGAAGTATTGCTTGTCGACAAGCCATTAGAATGGACATCTTTTGATGTTGTAAAAAAGCTAAGGTATCACCTGAAAGTTAAAAAAATAGGACATGCAGGCACATTAGATCCACTAGCTACCGGACTATTGATTTTGTGTACTGGTAAGAAAACAAAGCAGATTGAAAGTTTCCAGGCACAGGAAAAGGAATATACAGGAACATTTACTATTGGTAGCACAACTCCCTCTTACGACCTTGAAACTGAAATTGAAAACACACAACCTATCAACCATATAACAAGGGAAGATCTTATAAATGCTGCCACTAAATTAACAGGCATAATCGATCAGGTTCCACCTACATTTTCAGCTATAAAAGTGGACGGCAAGCGTGCGTATAAGGGAGCTCGAGCAGGCGAAAAAGTAGAACTCAAATCTCGTAAAGTTGAAATAAAGGACTTTGAGATAGTAAATAGTAACGAACAGGTAATTGAATTTAGAATTGTTTGTTCCAAGGGCACCTATATTCGTAGTATTGCTCGTGACTTTGGTGAGCTATTAGGCGTTGGTGCTTATTTATCTTCACTTAGAAGAACAAGAATTGGCGATTATCATGTTAGTGATGCTAAAACCATTGAAGAATTAACTTCTAAATGA
- a CDS encoding bifunctional riboflavin kinase/FAD synthetase — MNIYHKLEDFKPLDYAVVTSGTFDGVHIGHQKILARVNEIARKNNGESVLITFWPHPRLVLYPDDSTLKLLNTFEEKAELLREQGIDHLLRIPFTKEFSKLSSEEFIQKVLVETIATKKLVIGYDHRFGNNREGRFEQLKANSSRYGFDVEEISKQEVDHIGVSSTKIRQSLFNGEVHIARDLLGSDYSITGRVVKGEKIGRIIGFPTANLEIDSKHKLIPADGSYAVMVNIDHSQYKGMMNIGYRPTVNGKTKTIEVHIFDFDKDIYGESLKVSFKKMIREEKKFEDIESLKFQLELDKKIALTILNDSL, encoded by the coding sequence ATGAATATCTATCATAAACTAGAAGATTTTAAACCATTAGACTACGCTGTTGTAACTAGCGGTACGTTTGACGGTGTGCACATTGGCCATCAAAAGATTCTTGCTCGCGTTAACGAAATCGCCAGAAAAAATAATGGTGAAAGTGTATTAATTACCTTTTGGCCACACCCACGGCTAGTTTTATATCCTGATGATTCCACTCTCAAGCTTCTCAACACGTTTGAAGAAAAGGCCGAACTACTCAGAGAACAAGGTATCGATCATTTGCTTAGAATTCCATTTACCAAGGAATTTTCAAAACTTAGCTCGGAAGAATTTATTCAAAAAGTGCTGGTAGAAACCATTGCCACCAAAAAATTGGTTATTGGCTACGACCATCGTTTTGGAAATAATAGAGAAGGCAGATTTGAGCAATTAAAAGCGAATTCTTCCAGATATGGCTTTGATGTGGAAGAAATTTCAAAGCAAGAGGTTGATCATATAGGTGTAAGCTCTACTAAAATAAGGCAGTCATTGTTCAATGGTGAGGTACACATTGCGCGTGATTTACTCGGCAGTGATTACTCAATAACCGGAAGAGTAGTGAAGGGAGAAAAAATTGGGAGAATTATTGGTTTTCCTACAGCCAATTTGGAAATAGATTCTAAACATAAATTAATACCAGCCGATGGCTCTTACGCTGTGATGGTAAATATTGATCATTCACAATACAAAGGAATGATGAATATAGGCTACAGACCAACAGTGAACGGTAAAACAAAAACTATAGAAGTTCATATCTTTGATTTTGATAAAGATATTTATGGCGAAAGCTTAAAAGTTTCTTTTAAAAAGATGATCCGGGAAGAAAAGAAGTTTGAAGATATTGAGTCACTCAAATTTCAACTTGAACTGGATAAAAAAATTGCATTAACTATACTAAATGATTCACTATGA
- a CDS encoding protein-L-isoaspartate(D-aspartate) O-methyltransferase, with translation MEDSYKHKGMRRSLVRVLKEKGITNQQVLDAIGKIPRHYFFDNALVGHAYQDKAFPIGEGQTISQPYTVAFQSEKLEVQPGDKVLEVGTGSGYQASVLMEMGAEVHTIEYNKNLYERTRKFLPKMGYSPKFYFGDGSQGLPKQAPFDKIIVTAGAPSVPTALINQLKIDGILIIPVGDSQKQKMLRIIKKEDKKIKKETFDYFSFVPLLGEQGWKN, from the coding sequence ATGGAAGACAGTTACAAGCACAAAGGTATGAGAAGGTCACTCGTAAGAGTGCTCAAAGAAAAAGGCATTACAAATCAGCAAGTTTTAGATGCCATTGGTAAAATACCACGGCACTACTTTTTTGATAATGCACTTGTAGGCCACGCCTATCAGGATAAAGCATTTCCCATAGGCGAAGGTCAAACTATTTCACAACCTTACACTGTTGCATTCCAAAGTGAAAAATTAGAAGTACAACCCGGGGATAAAGTTTTGGAAGTAGGTACCGGCTCAGGCTACCAGGCAAGTGTGCTTATGGAAATGGGAGCTGAAGTTCATACAATTGAGTACAATAAAAACCTGTACGAGCGAACTAGAAAGTTTCTTCCTAAAATGGGTTATTCGCCCAAATTCTATTTTGGTGATGGTTCGCAGGGTTTACCAAAACAAGCACCTTTCGATAAGATAATTGTAACTGCAGGTGCTCCTTCCGTGCCAACAGCACTTATAAATCAACTTAAAATAGACGGTATTTTAATTATTCCAGTAGGTGATTCGCAAAAGCAGAAAATGCTCAGAATCATTAAGAAAGAAGATAAAAAAATCAAAAAAGAAACTTTCGATTATTTCAGCTTTGTACCTTTGCTTGGCGAACAAGGCTGGAAAAACTAA
- a CDS encoding DUF2147 domain-containing protein produces the protein MKIINTLTLTLIVLFCYSAASAQTEVTGKWKTIDDETGEAKSVVEIYEKDGAIYGKIVKLFDREGLDPDPVCDKCPTDDPRYNKKVIGMEIMKNLKKDGNEYAGGTVLKPDEGKIYKCKIWLENDKLYVRGYWGFFYRTQTWERYN, from the coding sequence ATGAAAATAATCAACACACTCACTCTCACTTTAATTGTATTATTCTGCTATTCAGCGGCTTCAGCCCAAACTGAGGTAACTGGCAAGTGGAAAACAATTGATGATGAAACTGGCGAAGCTAAATCCGTTGTTGAAATCTATGAAAAGGACGGTGCCATTTACGGTAAAATTGTGAAATTATTCGACCGTGAAGGTTTAGACCCCGATCCGGTTTGTGACAAATGCCCTACCGATGACCCTCGCTACAATAAAAAGGTGATTGGTATGGAAATTATGAAAAATCTTAAAAAGGATGGAAATGAATATGCCGGAGGTACTGTTCTTAAACCAGACGAAGGAAAGATTTATAAATGTAAAATTTGGCTGGAAAACGATAAATTGTACGTGCGTGGCTATTGGGGCTTTTTCTATCGAACACAAACATGGGAACGTTACAATTAA
- a CDS encoding DUF3098 domain-containing protein — translation MEKNNKMPFGTKNYKIMLFGLALLVVGFIVMSSDSEPFGFGFLGLTLGPILVFLGFLVEIAAILYNPKK, via the coding sequence ATGGAAAAAAATAACAAAATGCCTTTTGGCACTAAGAATTATAAAATCATGCTTTTTGGCCTTGCACTTCTCGTTGTAGGGTTTATTGTAATGAGTTCTGATTCTGAGCCTTTTGGTTTTGGATTTCTCGGACTTACACTGGGTCCTATCTTGGTATTTTTAGGATTCTTAGTTGAAATAGCAGCAATTCTATACAATCCTAAAAAGTAA
- a CDS encoding four helix bundle protein: MRNDRQNLIVELTFNFSLKIIDFSESLRKVNYHLADQIFRSGTSIGANVREAQNAESKKDFIHKLKIAAKEGDEVQYWLELCSKSSHLPSNKELLSDIESIIKVLSKIISTSKNGAKIGQLSNHQIIKSKQNVRQDWNS, from the coding sequence ATGAGAAATGATAGACAAAATTTAATCGTTGAATTGACTTTCAATTTTTCTCTTAAAATTATTGATTTCTCAGAGAGCTTAAGAAAAGTGAATTACCACCTAGCAGATCAGATTTTCAGATCAGGAACTAGTATTGGTGCAAATGTTCGAGAAGCACAAAATGCAGAAAGTAAAAAAGATTTTATTCATAAATTAAAAATTGCAGCTAAAGAAGGTGATGAAGTACAATACTGGCTGGAATTGTGTTCAAAGTCTAGTCATCTTCCTTCAAACAAAGAATTATTAAGTGATATTGAATCAATTATAAAAGTGCTTTCGAAAATCATAAGTACTTCAAAAAATGGGGCCAAAATTGGCCAATTGTCAAATCATCAAATCATCAAATCGAAACAAAATGTTAGACAAGATTGGAATAGCTAA
- a CDS encoding acyl-CoA thioesterase yields the protein MAKKVKNVSESYVTMTELVLPNDTNTLNNLMGGRLMHWMDIVSAIAAQKHSNRIVVTASVDNVSFGKPIQLGNVVTLKAQVTRAFSSSMEVRIEVEAEDIPSGRKFASNSAYFTFVAVDQSGRPIDVPEATPETDEEKEYYAGALRRRQLRLVLAGRMKPNEANELKSLFDFEQNAK from the coding sequence ATGGCAAAAAAGGTGAAAAATGTAAGTGAGTCATATGTAACAATGACTGAGCTTGTGTTACCCAACGATACAAATACTTTAAATAATCTAATGGGTGGCCGCCTGATGCATTGGATGGATATTGTTTCCGCCATCGCAGCTCAAAAGCACTCTAATAGAATAGTTGTAACAGCCTCTGTTGACAATGTATCTTTTGGCAAACCCATTCAACTAGGCAATGTGGTTACCCTTAAAGCGCAAGTTACACGAGCATTCAGTTCATCTATGGAGGTTAGAATTGAAGTGGAAGCCGAAGATATACCTAGCGGCAGAAAATTTGCCAGCAACTCTGCTTATTTCACTTTCGTAGCTGTAGACCAATCCGGCAGACCAATTGATGTGCCTGAAGCTACACCAGAAACTGATGAAGAAAAAGAGTACTATGCAGGTGCATTAAGAAGAAGGCAGCTGAGATTAGTTCTGGCAGGCAGAATGAAACCCAATGAAGCCAATGAATTGAAATCACTATTTGACTTTGAGCAAAATGCAAAATAA
- a CDS encoding sodium-translocating pyrophosphatase — MDNLIYVPIGLALVGLVFMLIKMAWVKKQNPGNEKMQEISKNIKDGALAFLSAEYRLLAVFVVIAAIALFGISTVVDTTSWMIVPAFVIGAIFSAVAGNIGMRIATEANARTTEAARTSLPQALKVSFGGGTVMGLGVAGLAVLGLSLFFLIFVASFVTGADSFYNEMTVVLEALAGFSLGAESIALFARVGGGIYTKAADVGADLVGKVEAGIPEDDPRNPATIADNVGDNVGDVAGMGADLFGSYVATVLASMVLGNYIIKDMADAGLVIEEFNGMGPILLPIMIAGVGIISSIIGTFLVSVKDNTAKEAEVQKALNIGNITSIILTAIAGWFLIDWMLPETIVGMKFFGEGTFNIPSRHVFYATLVGLGVGYLISYFTEYYTALGKKPVLDIVQNSSTGAATNIIAGLATGMISTFSSVILFAVAIWGSYELAGFYGVAIAASAMMATTAMQLAIDAFGPIADNAGGVAEMSECPAEVRERTDILDSVGNTTAAVGKGFAIASAALTALALFAAYVTFTGIDGINIFKADVLAALFIGGMIPVVFSALAMKSVGKAAMDMVMEVRRQFKEIPGIMEGTGKPDYSKCVEISTKAALREMMLPGAITIITPIIIGFVMGPEALGSYMAGVAVSGVVWAIFQNNAGGAWDNAKKSFEAGVMINGEMTYKGSDAHKAAVTGDTVGDPFKDTSGPSMNILIKLTCLVGLVIAPILGQISGKGHGETTDKEALEATKNSVELTTDAPKAEKLTRKITAEASN, encoded by the coding sequence ATGGATAATTTGATCTACGTACCGATTGGTCTTGCGCTTGTGGGACTCGTATTCATGCTCATTAAAATGGCATGGGTAAAAAAACAAAATCCAGGAAATGAGAAAATGCAGGAAATCTCTAAAAACATTAAGGATGGTGCTTTGGCATTCCTTAGTGCAGAATACAGGTTACTTGCCGTTTTCGTTGTTATAGCAGCAATTGCATTGTTTGGTATATCAACTGTTGTTGATACCACAAGTTGGATGATTGTTCCTGCCTTTGTAATAGGAGCTATTTTCTCAGCTGTTGCCGGAAATATTGGAATGAGAATAGCTACTGAGGCTAACGCCAGAACAACAGAAGCTGCCAGAACAAGTCTTCCTCAAGCTCTAAAAGTATCATTTGGTGGTGGAACAGTTATGGGCTTAGGTGTAGCTGGTTTAGCTGTATTAGGATTAAGCTTATTCTTTTTAATATTCGTTGCTTCATTCGTTACTGGTGCAGATTCATTCTACAATGAAATGACAGTAGTTCTTGAGGCACTTGCAGGCTTCTCATTAGGCGCAGAGTCAATTGCACTTTTTGCACGTGTTGGCGGTGGTATATACACCAAAGCTGCTGACGTAGGTGCCGACCTTGTAGGTAAGGTAGAAGCTGGTATTCCTGAAGATGATCCTAGAAACCCTGCTACTATTGCCGATAACGTAGGTGATAACGTAGGTGACGTTGCTGGTATGGGAGCTGACCTTTTCGGTTCTTATGTGGCGACAGTATTAGCCTCAATGGTATTAGGTAACTACATCATCAAAGATATGGCAGATGCAGGGCTAGTAATTGAAGAGTTTAATGGAATGGGCCCTATCCTACTTCCAATCATGATCGCTGGTGTTGGTATTATTTCCTCAATCATTGGAACATTCTTAGTAAGTGTAAAAGACAATACAGCAAAAGAAGCTGAAGTTCAAAAAGCATTAAATATTGGAAATATTACTTCTATCATATTAACTGCAATAGCAGGTTGGTTTCTGATCGATTGGATGCTTCCTGAAACTATTGTTGGTATGAAATTTTTTGGTGAAGGAACATTCAATATTCCAAGCAGACATGTGTTCTACGCAACTCTTGTTGGTCTTGGTGTAGGTTACTTAATTTCATACTTCACTGAATATTATACTGCTCTAGGCAAAAAACCTGTTTTGGATATCGTTCAAAACTCTTCAACTGGTGCAGCTACTAACATTATTGCTGGTTTAGCAACGGGTATGATCTCAACGTTCTCTTCAGTAATTCTATTTGCTGTTGCTATCTGGGGATCGTACGAATTGGCTGGTTTCTATGGTGTTGCTATTGCAGCTTCTGCCATGATGGCTACTACTGCAATGCAGTTAGCTATTGACGCTTTCGGACCAATTGCTGATAATGCGGGTGGTGTTGCTGAAATGAGTGAATGCCCAGCTGAAGTAAGAGAAAGAACAGATATTCTTGATTCAGTAGGAAACACTACTGCTGCTGTAGGTAAAGGGTTTGCTATTGCATCTGCTGCACTTACTGCGCTTGCATTATTTGCTGCTTATGTAACATTTACTGGAATTGACGGAATCAACATATTTAAAGCTGATGTATTAGCTGCTTTATTCATAGGTGGTATGATTCCGGTTGTATTTTCAGCTTTAGCTATGAAATCTGTTGGTAAAGCCGCCATGGACATGGTAATGGAAGTAAGACGTCAGTTCAAAGAAATTCCAGGTATCATGGAAGGAACGGGCAAGCCTGATTATAGTAAATGTGTAGAAATTTCTACTAAAGCTGCCCTAAGAGAAATGATGTTGCCGGGCGCAATTACAATCATTACTCCAATTATAATTGGTTTTGTAATGGGGCCTGAAGCTTTAGGCAGTTATATGGCAGGTGTAGCAGTTTCTGGTGTAGTTTGGGCTATCTTCCAAAATAATGCCGGTGGTGCTTGGGACAATGCTAAAAAATCATTTGAAGCCGGTGTTATGATCAACGGAGAAATGACTTACAAAGGTTCTGATGCGCACAAAGCGGCTGTTACTGGTGATACTGTTGGTGATCCATTCAAAGATACATCTGGTCCATCTATGAACATCTTAATTAAGTTAACTTGCCTTGTAGGCTTAGTGATAGCACCTATCTTAGGTCAAATAAGCGGAAAAGGTCATGGTGAAACAACTGATAAAGAAGCTTTAGAAGCAACAAAAAATTCAGTAGAACTAACCACAGATGCTCCGAAGGCTGAAAAATTAACAAGAAAGATCACGGCTGAAGCATCTAACTAA
- a CDS encoding RNA polymerase sigma factor, whose amino-acid sequence MNEKDIFEKICKGDERALEILYKKYYRMMTQMVMKNSGTEQEAKDIYQEALVVFWQKSISGNLTLTSKISTYIYSICQNLWRKELDRKRRLSSEEKDSVEYQEHDKEERAKLINECINQMGDTCRKVLMYYYFDGLSMQDIADKLGFANTNTAKTKKYKCKQKLDELVKSLYSEKDFLD is encoded by the coding sequence ATGAACGAAAAGGATATATTCGAAAAGATATGTAAGGGAGATGAACGAGCTCTGGAAATTCTGTATAAAAAGTATTACAGAATGATGACCCAAATGGTCATGAAAAATAGTGGCACGGAGCAAGAGGCCAAGGATATATACCAGGAAGCTCTTGTTGTATTTTGGCAAAAGTCAATAAGTGGAAACTTAACGTTGACTTCGAAAATAAGTACGTATATCTATAGTATTTGCCAAAATCTCTGGCGCAAAGAGTTAGATAGAAAAAGGAGGCTTTCTTCTGAAGAAAAAGATTCTGTTGAATATCAGGAGCATGACAAAGAAGAAAGAGCCAAACTAATAAATGAGTGTATTAACCAAATGGGCGATACATGCAGAAAAGTTTTAATGTATTACTATTTCGATGGTTTATCCATGCAAGATATTGCCGATAAACTAGGTTTTGCTAATACTAATACCGCTAAAACCAAGAAATATAAGTGCAAACAAAAATTGGATGAATTGGTCAAATCTCTGTATTCAGAGAAAGACTTTTTGGATTAA
- a CDS encoding anti-sigma factor, whose amino-acid sequence MKNTELINAYFDGELSEVDKETFIKRLNAEPDLKKEFDFHSDIIEGIKSARKAELKAKLDAVSVGAGGMSEGISVTKLVAIISGAALIATVSYFTLTKSENTQEILAPKEISEPIENLLPANSEDETDNNLEESIAGKEKQVLDKTQSISKNASSQAEIRKPEIHKPTLVEPLEIEEESDEEVAPVSGLEEKPSIAPSSIDISVDDSKRKYDFHYQLKEGKLYLFGSFDKGLYEILEFNSSEGKILYLFYKGNYYDIKQNSEEIQELKEVNEPSLIKSLESVRQK is encoded by the coding sequence ATGAAAAACACAGAATTAATTAACGCCTACTTTGACGGGGAGTTGAGTGAAGTTGATAAAGAGACGTTTATTAAAAGGCTCAACGCAGAGCCCGATCTAAAAAAGGAATTTGATTTCCATTCTGATATTATAGAAGGTATCAAGAGTGCAAGAAAGGCTGAATTAAAAGCTAAGCTTGATGCTGTTTCCGTTGGTGCAGGAGGTATGTCTGAGGGAATTTCCGTTACAAAACTTGTCGCTATCATCAGTGGAGCGGCCTTAATTGCTACTGTTTCTTATTTTACCTTAACGAAAAGTGAGAATACGCAGGAGATTTTGGCTCCAAAAGAAATTTCTGAGCCTATTGAAAATCTTCTTCCAGCTAACTCTGAAGATGAAACTGATAATAATCTAGAAGAGTCAATTGCAGGAAAAGAAAAACAAGTGCTGGACAAAACACAAAGCATTTCTAAGAATGCTTCTTCACAGGCAGAAATAAGAAAACCTGAAATACATAAACCTACGCTTGTTGAGCCTTTGGAAATTGAAGAAGAATCAGACGAAGAAGTAGCACCTGTATCTGGGTTGGAAGAAAAGCCTTCAATAGCTCCATCTTCAATTGATATTAGTGTTGATGACAGTAAGAGGAAATACGATTTCCATTATCAACTTAAAGAAGGCAAACTTTACTTATTTGGCTCATTTGATAAAGGATTGTATGAAATCCTGGAATTCAATTCTTCTGAAGGAAAGATTCTCTATTTGTTCTACAAAGGCAATTATTACGACATCAAACAGAATTCTGAAGAGATTCAGGAGTTGAAAGAAGTTAACGAACCTAGCCTTATAAAAAGTTTAGAATCTGTAAGACAAAAATAA
- the uppP gene encoding undecaprenyl-diphosphatase UppP, producing MSAIEALVLGIIQGLTEFLPVSSSGHLELGALLLNIKPGNNLLFAIIVHGATALSTIVVFRNTIWQLIKSLFQFKLNEDTKLIIQIVISMIPVGVVGLFFEKEIESFFSGNVVLVASMLGITGILLLLTYYAKNTTKELSYTKAFIIGIAQAIAIMPGISRSGATISTALLLGVNREKAAKFSFLMVLPPILGATLLKVKDYFEAPSATDNSLAILPMILGFLAAFISGLLACTWMINLVKRGKLIYFAIYCILISIIALSVTLF from the coding sequence ATGTCTGCAATTGAAGCGCTTGTATTAGGCATTATACAAGGTCTAACAGAATTCCTGCCTGTAAGTAGTAGCGGCCATTTGGAACTAGGGGCACTGCTGTTGAATATAAAACCAGGCAATAATCTACTTTTTGCCATCATAGTGCATGGTGCGACTGCACTTAGTACAATTGTCGTTTTTAGAAATACTATTTGGCAGTTAATTAAAAGCCTATTTCAATTCAAGCTCAATGAAGATACTAAGCTTATCATCCAGATCGTAATATCGATGATACCCGTTGGTGTGGTTGGGCTCTTCTTCGAGAAAGAGATTGAATCTTTCTTTTCAGGAAATGTAGTTTTAGTAGCATCCATGCTCGGTATAACAGGCATTTTATTATTGCTGACATACTATGCTAAAAATACAACCAAAGAATTATCTTACACCAAAGCTTTCATTATCGGCATTGCACAGGCAATAGCTATCATGCCGGGAATATCAAGATCAGGGGCTACTATCTCAACTGCACTTCTACTTGGAGTAAACAGAGAGAAAGCTGCCAAATTTTCTTTTTTAATGGTTCTGCCCCCAATTTTAGGTGCAACGCTATTAAAAGTGAAAGATTACTTCGAAGCACCTTCAGCCACTGACAATTCATTGGCTATTCTACCAATGATACTTGGGTTTTTGGCTGCTTTTATATCCGGTCTACTGGCATGTACCTGGATGATTAACCTTGTTAAGCGAGGCAAGCTCATCTATTTTGCAATTTATTGTATCCTAATTTCAATTATTGCTTTATCTGTAACCTTGTTCTAA
- a CDS encoding CoA transferase subunit A encodes MINKVVKDADEAVKDIHDNAVLMLGGFGLCGIPENSISALLKTGVKGLTCISNNAGVDDFGIGLMLKTRQVKKMISSYVGENAEFERQLLAGELEVDLIPQGTLAERIRAGGAGIPAFFTPAGYGTEVAEGKEVREFHGKKYLMEEWLQADFSLVKAWKGDSAGNLIFKGTARNFNPMMAAAGKITIAEVEELVPLGELNPNEIHTPGIYVQRIFEGKNYEKRIEQLTVTQK; translated from the coding sequence ATGATTAATAAAGTAGTTAAAGATGCTGATGAAGCAGTAAAAGATATTCATGACAATGCAGTTCTAATGCTAGGCGGCTTCGGCCTTTGTGGTATACCAGAAAATAGCATTTCTGCTTTGCTTAAAACTGGTGTTAAAGGCCTTACGTGCATTTCTAATAATGCCGGTGTCGATGATTTTGGTATAGGGCTTATGCTAAAGACACGCCAGGTAAAAAAGATGATTTCTTCGTATGTAGGAGAAAATGCAGAGTTTGAAAGGCAACTACTTGCAGGCGAACTGGAAGTAGACCTTATACCTCAGGGAACTTTGGCGGAAAGAATTAGAGCCGGAGGTGCTGGAATTCCTGCCTTCTTTACACCTGCGGGTTACGGAACAGAAGTGGCTGAAGGTAAAGAGGTAAGAGAATTTCACGGCAAAAAGTATTTGATGGAAGAATGGCTTCAGGCAGATTTCTCTTTAGTGAAAGCATGGAAAGGCGATTCTGCTGGAAATCTTATATTTAAAGGTACTGCCAGAAATTTTAACCCCATGATGGCTGCAGCTGGGAAAATTACCATTGCTGAAGTGGAAGAATTAGTTCCTCTTGGTGAATTGAATCCAAATGAAATTCACACACCGGGCATTTACGTTCAGAGAATTTTTGAAGGTAAGAATTACGAAAAGAGAATTGAACAACTCACTGTAACGCAAAAGTAA
- a CDS encoding DNA polymerase III subunit psi codes for MQNKAFLNYVFDDDLYIIDRPEVQKEALKEPETEYKKELETSTSDEPVTKDISWPSSYKGENNKHITILVNYPSEDHISNQDEEFLLKILSAVNLSLSDVAIINLANNQCSLEQLTQFNTTKVLLFGSLESTPDLSNYQLTELSGIKIHKANSLGEIQNNVAEKKLLWGNLQKLFL; via the coding sequence ATGCAAAATAAGGCCTTTTTAAATTACGTTTTTGATGATGATCTATATATCATAGATCGTCCTGAAGTGCAAAAAGAAGCTCTCAAAGAACCTGAAACTGAATACAAAAAAGAGCTTGAAACCAGCACTTCGGATGAACCTGTCACCAAAGATATTTCATGGCCTTCATCTTATAAAGGTGAAAATAATAAGCATATTACGATTCTAGTCAACTACCCTTCTGAAGATCATATTTCAAATCAGGATGAAGAGTTTTTATTAAAAATTCTGTCAGCGGTAAACTTGTCTTTATCAGATGTAGCTATTATTAATTTAGCGAATAATCAATGTTCTCTGGAGCAATTAACTCAATTCAACACCACCAAAGTGCTTTTATTTGGATCATTAGAAAGTACTCCAGACCTAAGCAATTATCAACTAACCGAACTTTCGGGCATTAAAATTCATAAAGCAAACAGCTTGGGAGAGATTCAAAATAATGTTGCTGAAAAGAAATTACTTTGGGGTAACCTGCAAAAGCTGTTTTTGTAA